A part of Solibacillus sp. FSL H8-0538 genomic DNA contains:
- a CDS encoding N-acetylmuramoyl-L-alanine amidase: MRKVSLQLLMSCVLIFLVATPSFLNEHVFADDGKKADLVVSAEILHLREGPGLSYPIIETLKDGQALRSIEQQGDWIHVQVGDLDGWVASWLTQPSAQEVVEESQKSIISQVDHLNVRSEPSLSAAVLTQLSSGTEAVLIKQQQDWIQIQYGDFIGWVSAIYVTINDNILTSTETETETDTDTDTEEVPPEQPENNLLDIENDPNTFMISVNAVNIRKKADLTSKKLGVGKKGQQFKVVSRNNNWVQIEYTNKKKGWVYSFYGTFAAKTVSTTADESAPPTESVTIIYNGTNLRENASTSSNVVTRVNAGETFTILATEGEWYKIDLGNNQVAYVANWVVTNSNSQDIITATTTEPRKKGTLQGVTIVLDPGHGGNDHGTTGNRGTAEKEITTKTAELLKSKLRAAGADVILTRESDVYVDLRKRVAIAHQSVADAFVSIHYDAIEDTSVTGFTTYYTNSYQKNLAEYVHSGLATKVSIRDRGVRAGNYLVLRENRQNAILIELGYLSNPNEERTIATDYYREQATLGIYQGLLNYFDAQLTD, translated from the coding sequence ATGCGAAAAGTATCGCTTCAATTATTAATGAGTTGTGTATTAATATTTTTAGTAGCTACGCCCTCATTTCTTAATGAGCACGTATTTGCAGATGATGGCAAAAAAGCGGATTTAGTCGTATCTGCTGAAATCTTACATTTACGTGAAGGACCAGGACTATCCTACCCTATAATTGAAACATTAAAGGATGGACAAGCGCTTAGATCTATTGAACAGCAAGGAGACTGGATTCATGTACAAGTAGGGGATTTAGATGGGTGGGTGGCTTCTTGGCTAACGCAACCCTCTGCACAGGAGGTTGTCGAAGAATCGCAAAAAAGTATCATCTCTCAAGTAGATCATTTAAATGTCCGTTCAGAGCCCTCACTATCAGCAGCCGTTTTGACACAGCTTTCATCTGGCACTGAAGCGGTTTTGATAAAGCAACAGCAAGACTGGATTCAAATTCAATATGGAGATTTTATAGGGTGGGTTTCAGCAATTTATGTAACGATTAATGACAACATCCTTACTTCAACAGAAACAGAGACAGAGACAGATACAGATACAGATACAGAAGAAGTCCCTCCTGAACAACCAGAAAATAATTTGCTCGATATTGAAAATGATCCGAATACATTTATGATTTCAGTAAATGCAGTAAATATTCGTAAAAAAGCGGACTTAACTTCTAAAAAGCTTGGTGTCGGTAAAAAGGGGCAGCAGTTTAAAGTTGTGAGTCGCAATAATAACTGGGTGCAAATTGAATACACGAACAAGAAAAAAGGCTGGGTGTATAGCTTTTACGGCACATTTGCTGCGAAAACTGTTAGTACTACCGCAGATGAATCAGCACCACCTACAGAAAGCGTAACGATAATTTATAACGGCACGAATTTACGCGAAAATGCCTCGACCTCTTCAAATGTTGTAACACGTGTAAATGCAGGAGAAACATTCACCATCCTTGCAACTGAAGGTGAATGGTATAAAATTGACCTCGGTAATAATCAAGTAGCCTATGTGGCAAACTGGGTCGTTACAAATAGTAATTCACAAGATATCATAACAGCGACTACTACTGAACCGCGCAAAAAAGGGACCTTACAAGGGGTTACCATTGTTCTTGATCCGGGCCACGGTGGGAATGATCACGGCACTACCGGCAACCGTGGTACGGCAGAAAAAGAGATTACTACTAAAACTGCCGAGTTGCTTAAATCAAAGCTACGCGCAGCTGGAGCCGATGTTATATTAACGCGTGAGTCCGATGTTTATGTAGATTTGCGTAAGCGTGTCGCAATTGCACATCAATCAGTAGCAGACGCCTTTGTCAGTATCCACTACGACGCAATTGAGGATACCTCAGTTACAGGCTTTACAACATACTATACAAATAGCTATCAGAAAAATCTAGCTGAATATGTCCATAGTGGCCTTGCTACAAAGGTGTCAATTCGTGACCGCGGCGTTCGTGCTGGCAACTATTTAGTATTACGTGAAAATCGTCAAAATGCGATTTTAATTGAACTCGGTTATTTAAGTAATCCCAATGAAGAGCGTACAATCGCAACGGATTATTACCGTGAGCAAGCTACCCTTGGTATTTACCAAGGCTTATTGAACTATTTTGATGCACAACTAACAGATTAA
- a CDS encoding manganese catalase family protein: MFQRVNKLIIELPEVEYGDANAASAVQELLGGKFGEMSTLNNYMYQSFNFRGKKKLKPFHDLVASITAEEFGHVELVANTINLLNKSSSFTAPPDLTPLQNGKNMRNTQAFIASAQTALAVDSMGKPWTGENVFSSGNLVLDLLHNFFLECGARTHKMRVYEMTAHPVAREMIGYLLVRGGVHIIAYAKALEIATGVDVTRMLPIPNLDNRVFDQARKYEELGYGNVLFTWNTVGDYKDIDKIWKGVHPVSCEPLIVQEGSPKGYDMPDLDELPEEFAPGIGPEEYQMIAKRLMAKM; the protein is encoded by the coding sequence TTGTTTCAACGCGTAAATAAGCTGATAATAGAACTTCCAGAAGTCGAATATGGCGACGCAAATGCAGCAAGTGCCGTTCAGGAGTTGCTCGGGGGCAAATTTGGCGAGATGTCGACATTGAATAATTATATGTACCAATCATTTAACTTTCGAGGTAAAAAGAAGCTGAAGCCGTTTCATGATTTAGTCGCGAGTATTACAGCAGAAGAGTTTGGTCATGTAGAGCTTGTGGCGAATACGATTAACTTACTCAATAAAAGTTCTTCCTTCACCGCACCACCCGATTTAACGCCATTGCAAAACGGAAAAAATATGCGTAACACACAGGCATTTATTGCCTCTGCACAAACAGCGCTAGCCGTCGATTCAATGGGGAAACCTTGGACAGGAGAAAATGTTTTTTCGAGTGGAAATTTAGTACTCGATCTTTTGCATAATTTTTTCCTTGAATGCGGGGCACGCACTCATAAAATGCGAGTCTATGAAATGACCGCCCATCCAGTAGCGCGTGAAATGATCGGTTATTTATTAGTGCGCGGAGGTGTGCATATCATTGCTTACGCAAAAGCATTGGAAATAGCTACAGGTGTCGATGTGACGAGAATGCTACCAATTCCAAACCTAGATAACCGTGTCTTCGATCAAGCGCGCAAGTATGAAGAACTTGGCTATGGGAATGTATTATTTACATGGAATACAGTGGGGGATTATAAGGATATTGATAAAATTTGGAAAGGGGTGCATCCGGTATCCTGTGAGCCGCTTATCGTGCAGGAGGGTTCCCCGAAAGGATATGATATGCCGGATCTAGATGAGCTGCCAGAGGAATTTGCTCCAGGCATTGGACCAGAGGAATACCAAATGATTGCAAAGCGATTGATGGCAAAGATGTAA
- a CDS encoding YuzF family protein, with protein MQAGNVSNPYLFETIKGLIGQSIVVQTGNNITQGILTAVLPDHIVVEICRTPFFIRMDEIVWITLARTKN; from the coding sequence GTGCAAGCAGGTAATGTGTCTAATCCTTATTTATTCGAAACGATTAAAGGATTAATCGGCCAGTCAATTGTCGTGCAAACGGGAAACAATATTACGCAAGGTATACTAACTGCTGTATTGCCAGATCATATTGTTGTAGAAATTTGTCGGACACCATTTTTTATACGAATGGATGAGATCGTTTGGATTACGTTAGCACGAACGAAAAACTAA
- the dtd gene encoding D-aminoacyl-tRNA deacylase, whose amino-acid sequence MRVVIQRSKQASVTVDGAVTGAINKGYVLLVGMTHTDTLEDVAYVAKKIADIRLWEDDEGKMNRSILDAGGDILSVSQFTLYADTKKGRRPSFIDAARPEVAKPLWDAFNVALRDQGLRVETGIFGAMMDVALTNDGPVTILVESKEK is encoded by the coding sequence GTGAGAGTAGTCATTCAACGATCAAAACAAGCGTCAGTAACAGTCGACGGAGCAGTTACAGGAGCGATTAACAAAGGCTATGTACTACTCGTGGGCATGACACATACAGATACATTAGAGGACGTAGCTTATGTAGCCAAAAAAATTGCGGATATTCGTCTTTGGGAAGATGACGAAGGCAAGATGAACCGCTCAATTCTCGATGCGGGTGGCGATATTTTATCCGTTTCACAGTTTACTTTGTATGCTGATACGAAAAAAGGTAGACGACCAAGCTTTATCGATGCGGCACGCCCAGAAGTGGCCAAGCCTTTATGGGATGCATTTAACGTAGCCCTTCGCGATCAAGGTTTACGTGTTGAAACAGGTATTTTCGGTGCGATGATGGACGTTGCATTAACGAATGATGGCCCTGTTACAATACTTGTCGAATCGAAAGAAAAATAA
- a CDS encoding RelA/SpoT family protein — MAKEQILAPEDVFELVKSYMNDEHVAFVVKAYEVAKESHKEQFRSSGEPYIIHPVQVAGILAELQMDPETVAAGFLHDVVEDTTVTREDLVREFSEEVAMLVDGVTKLGKIKYMSKEEQQAENHRKMFVAMAQDIRVILIKLADRLHNMRTLKHLPAEKQRRISNETLEIFAPLAHRLGISKVKWELEDTALRYLNPQQYYRIVSLMKKKRDEREAYLDNVMDEIISQLHEVEIDADVYGRPKHIYSIYRKMALQKKQFNEIYDLLAVRILVDSIKDCYAVIGIVHTLWKPMPGRFKDYIAMPKQNLYQSLHTTVIGPYGDPLEVQIRTKEMHQIAEFGIAAHWAYKEGKTMDYSEKNIDQKLTWFREILEFQNESSNAAEFMESLKFDLFSDMVYVFSPKGDVIELPAGSVPIDFAYRVHSEVGNKTIGAKINGKMVTLDTPLKTGDIVEVLTSKQSFGPSRDWIKIAQSSQAKNKIKQFFKKHVREDSVVKGKELVEKEIKAQGFEQKEVLTHENFKRVIEKFNYTHEDDLYAAVGVGGITAQQIVNRLAEKMRKEREQEEALEKIVKEMNNPNHKKPTDSGVVVKGIDNLLIRLSRCCTPVPGDEIVGFITKGRGVSVHRGDCPNIQDGDNAERIIEVEWENRPTPARKEYPVDIEISAFDRPGILNDVMHAVSEAKTNILAVTGRADRDKIATIHLTISISNISALHKVVEKIKQLPDIYSVQRVIN, encoded by the coding sequence ATGGCGAAAGAACAAATATTGGCGCCCGAAGATGTTTTCGAGCTCGTCAAATCGTATATGAATGATGAACATGTTGCCTTTGTCGTAAAAGCGTATGAGGTAGCGAAAGAATCTCATAAAGAGCAGTTCCGAAGCTCTGGAGAACCCTATATTATTCACCCGGTTCAAGTAGCCGGTATTTTAGCTGAGTTGCAAATGGACCCTGAAACGGTCGCGGCAGGCTTCCTTCATGATGTCGTAGAAGATACGACTGTGACGCGTGAGGATTTAGTGCGCGAATTTAGTGAAGAAGTGGCGATGCTTGTCGATGGAGTAACGAAGCTCGGCAAAATTAAGTATATGTCAAAAGAAGAGCAACAGGCAGAGAATCACCGTAAAATGTTCGTAGCGATGGCACAAGACATCCGTGTAATTTTAATTAAGCTTGCGGACCGTCTTCATAATATGCGCACGCTGAAGCACTTACCTGCAGAAAAACAGCGGCGTATTTCGAACGAAACGCTTGAAATTTTTGCGCCTCTCGCACACCGATTAGGAATTTCAAAGGTGAAATGGGAGCTTGAGGATACGGCACTACGTTACTTAAATCCGCAGCAATATTACCGCATCGTCAGCTTAATGAAGAAAAAGCGTGACGAGCGTGAAGCGTATTTAGATAATGTCATGGACGAAATAATTTCACAGCTACATGAAGTAGAAATCGACGCGGATGTATATGGACGACCGAAGCATATTTATAGTATTTACCGTAAAATGGCGCTCCAAAAAAAGCAGTTCAACGAAATTTATGATCTGCTTGCTGTACGCATTTTAGTGGACAGCATTAAAGATTGCTATGCGGTAATCGGAATTGTCCATACGCTATGGAAGCCGATGCCGGGTCGATTTAAAGACTATATCGCAATGCCAAAGCAAAACTTATATCAATCGCTTCATACTACGGTTATTGGTCCATACGGAGATCCACTAGAAGTACAAATTCGTACGAAGGAAATGCACCAAATCGCAGAATTCGGGATCGCGGCACACTGGGCTTATAAAGAAGGCAAAACGATGGATTATAGCGAAAAAAATATCGATCAAAAGCTAACGTGGTTCCGCGAAATTTTAGAATTCCAAAACGAATCGTCGAATGCAGCGGAATTTATGGAGTCATTAAAATTCGATTTATTCTCAGATATGGTATACGTCTTCTCACCAAAAGGAGATGTCATCGAGCTTCCTGCAGGCTCCGTGCCAATTGACTTCGCCTACCGTGTCCACTCAGAAGTTGGTAATAAAACAATCGGTGCAAAAATTAACGGTAAGATGGTGACACTGGATACGCCACTTAAAACAGGCGATATTGTTGAAGTGTTAACCTCAAAACAATCATTTGGTCCAAGCCGTGACTGGATTAAAATCGCACAAAGCTCACAGGCCAAAAATAAAATAAAACAATTCTTTAAAAAGCATGTACGTGAAGATAGTGTCGTTAAGGGTAAGGAATTGGTCGAGAAGGAAATTAAAGCACAAGGATTCGAGCAAAAAGAAGTATTAACACATGAAAACTTCAAACGTGTCATTGAGAAGTTTAATTATACACACGAAGATGATCTATATGCAGCAGTTGGTGTAGGTGGCATTACCGCACAGCAAATCGTAAACCGCTTAGCTGAAAAGATGCGCAAGGAGCGCGAGCAAGAAGAAGCGCTCGAGAAAATCGTCAAGGAAATGAATAACCCAAATCATAAAAAGCCAACTGATTCAGGTGTTGTCGTGAAAGGCATTGATAATTTATTAATTCGTCTATCACGCTGCTGTACACCCGTGCCAGGCGATGAAATTGTTGGGTTCATTACAAAAGGCAGAGGCGTTTCTGTGCACCGCGGGGACTGTCCAAATATCCAAGATGGTGATAATGCAGAGCGCATAATCGAGGTTGAATGGGAGAATAGACCAACACCAGCGCGTAAGGAATACCCAGTAGATATCGAAATTTCGGCATTCGACCGCCCAGGTATATTAAATGATGTTATGCATGCGGTAAGTGAAGCGAAAACGAACATTTTAGCCGTGACGGGTCGTGCAGACCGAGATAAAATTGCCACGATTCATTTAACCATCTCGATATCAAATATTTCGGCATTGCATAAAGTCGTAGAGAAAATAAAGCAGCTGCCTGACATTTATTCGGTGCAACGCGTCATTAACTAA
- a CDS encoding adenine phosphoribosyltransferase, with translation MDLKQYVTTVENWPKEGISFKDITTIMDNGPAYKYTTDEIVKYAQEVGAEIIVGPEARGFIIGCPVAYALEIGFAPVRKPGKLPREVISADYGLEYGTDTLTMHKDAIKPGQKVLICDDLLATGGTVEATVRLIEQLGGVVVGAAFIIELMELNGRGKIGGYPIKTLIQY, from the coding sequence ATGGATTTAAAGCAATACGTAACAACGGTTGAGAACTGGCCTAAAGAAGGAATCAGCTTCAAGGACATTACAACAATTATGGATAACGGCCCAGCCTACAAATATACGACTGATGAAATCGTGAAGTACGCACAAGAAGTTGGCGCTGAAATTATCGTAGGACCTGAAGCGCGCGGTTTCATTATTGGCTGCCCAGTTGCCTATGCTCTTGAAATTGGCTTCGCACCAGTACGTAAGCCAGGCAAACTTCCACGTGAAGTAATCTCAGCGGACTATGGTCTTGAATACGGTACAGACACATTAACAATGCACAAAGATGCAATCAAGCCAGGCCAAAAAGTATTAATCTGTGATGATTTACTTGCAACTGGTGGTACCGTTGAAGCGACAGTTCGCCTAATCGAGCAACTTGGTGGCGTAGTAGTTGGTGCCGCGTTCATCATCGAATTAATGGAGCTTAACGGACGCGGGAAAATCGGTGGCTACCCAATAAAAACTTTAATCCAATATTAA
- the recJ gene encoding single-stranded-DNA-specific exonuclease RecJ: MIASTKKWVIQKPDEATVKMLQDALSISIIAAKILVARGCETVEQAQALLKLDPQQLHDPYLMQGMREAVARIEQSLDAGEKILVYGDYDADGITSTTVMLNVLLDLGADVDFVIPNRFTHGYGPNEELFREAHANGVQLIITVDNGISGIDPIRVAKELGMDVIVTDHHEAGEVLPDADVILHPRVPEGHYPFGELAGVGVAFKLAHALYGEVPDHLFEYVAIGTIADLVPLVGENRYLVQQGIKHLRRSQNPWVQAISDVSGATQKDINEETIGFYFGPRLNAIGRLGSAAPGVQFLMSEDSAQAKQLAKQLNDNNAERKDIVNSITEEAVALIESDPAIKDHLVLVVAQEGWNAGVVGIVASRLVEKYYRPTIILSIDREKGTAKGSARSIEGFHLYDELAKNRDILPHFGGHPMAAGMTLPLDHVDELRSRLHMQAEACLTEDQLVQKLVVDVPVELSEVTVDAIEDIRKLGPFGADFEKPMFALQNVKVKSMRKIGAAENHLKMELEDAYGAIDAIGFGKGYLHNEISYDVNTSFVGDLQINEWQGKKKPQFMIQDVQVMEWQLFDFRGKSQLTNWLAKVPVEQTDFIAFEEATVAHYEKAIGTEIVLIQNEQAFARVGQNIVLLDLPLNVQLLEGLLKTVKPNRIYAHFYTPSSQYFNGMPTREHFSWYYGFLKKRPTFNLKQHIVQLSQHIGLNIDVIKFMTKVFFELGFVKIENGLTTVVENAPKKGLSEAPSYKMRSEQIELEQKLLYATYIELKQWFDERVSS, encoded by the coding sequence CAATTTCTATTATTGCGGCCAAGATTTTAGTAGCAAGAGGCTGTGAAACAGTAGAACAAGCGCAAGCATTATTAAAACTGGATCCACAGCAATTACATGATCCGTATTTAATGCAAGGTATGCGTGAAGCAGTTGCACGTATTGAGCAATCACTGGACGCAGGTGAAAAGATACTAGTATACGGGGATTACGACGCGGACGGCATTACTAGTACTACCGTCATGCTAAACGTGTTGCTTGATTTAGGGGCAGATGTCGATTTTGTCATCCCGAATCGTTTTACACATGGCTACGGACCGAATGAGGAGTTATTCCGAGAGGCTCATGCGAATGGTGTGCAGTTAATCATTACAGTGGATAATGGAATTAGTGGCATTGATCCGATTCGCGTAGCAAAAGAGCTAGGCATGGATGTTATTGTGACAGACCACCATGAAGCTGGAGAAGTACTGCCGGATGCGGATGTAATTTTACACCCACGTGTTCCAGAAGGGCATTATCCGTTCGGTGAGCTAGCAGGGGTAGGGGTTGCCTTTAAGCTAGCGCATGCACTGTATGGTGAAGTACCGGATCATTTGTTTGAATATGTAGCGATTGGTACAATTGCGGACTTAGTACCTTTAGTTGGTGAAAATCGTTATTTAGTGCAGCAAGGAATAAAGCATTTACGGCGTTCACAAAATCCTTGGGTACAGGCGATTAGTGATGTTTCAGGCGCCACGCAAAAAGATATTAACGAAGAGACAATCGGTTTTTATTTTGGACCGCGCTTAAATGCCATTGGTCGTTTAGGCAGTGCAGCACCAGGTGTTCAATTCTTGATGAGCGAGGATAGTGCTCAGGCGAAGCAATTGGCCAAGCAGTTAAATGATAATAATGCCGAGCGCAAGGATATTGTCAATAGCATTACTGAAGAAGCAGTCGCACTCATTGAAAGTGATCCTGCAATTAAAGACCATCTCGTATTAGTTGTTGCGCAGGAAGGCTGGAATGCAGGCGTTGTTGGAATTGTCGCGTCCCGTCTTGTAGAAAAGTATTATCGTCCGACGATTATTTTATCGATAGATCGTGAAAAGGGTACGGCTAAAGGCTCAGCCCGTAGTATTGAAGGCTTCCATCTGTATGATGAACTTGCAAAAAACCGTGATATTCTACCGCATTTTGGTGGGCATCCGATGGCGGCGGGGATGACATTGCCGTTAGACCACGTTGATGAGCTTCGCAGCCGTCTACACATGCAGGCTGAGGCTTGTTTAACAGAAGATCAACTTGTACAAAAGCTCGTAGTTGATGTACCTGTAGAGCTAAGTGAAGTTACAGTGGATGCTATTGAGGATATTCGCAAGCTGGGTCCATTTGGTGCGGATTTTGAAAAGCCAATGTTCGCGCTTCAAAATGTTAAGGTGAAATCAATGCGTAAAATTGGTGCGGCGGAAAATCATTTAAAAATGGAGCTGGAAGATGCATACGGAGCGATTGATGCAATCGGCTTTGGGAAAGGCTATTTACACAATGAAATTTCGTACGATGTGAATACGTCCTTTGTAGGGGATTTGCAAATTAACGAGTGGCAAGGCAAAAAAAAGCCACAGTTTATGATTCAGGATGTTCAAGTGATGGAATGGCAGCTATTTGATTTTCGTGGCAAAAGCCAATTGACGAACTGGCTCGCGAAAGTTCCTGTAGAGCAAACGGATTTTATTGCGTTTGAGGAAGCTACAGTAGCGCATTACGAGAAGGCAATTGGAACAGAAATAGTACTCATACAAAATGAACAAGCATTCGCGCGCGTTGGTCAAAATATCGTTTTACTCGATCTGCCACTAAATGTTCAATTGTTAGAAGGACTCTTAAAAACGGTGAAACCAAACCGAATTTATGCGCATTTTTATACGCCAAGCTCTCAATATTTTAACGGAATGCCAACGCGTGAGCACTTTAGTTGGTATTATGGATTTTTAAAGAAACGTCCGACCTTTAACTTAAAACAGCATATTGTACAATTATCACAACATATTGGACTAAATATTGATGTAATTAAGTTTATGACAAAGGTGTTTTTTGAGCTGGGATTTGTTAAAATAGAGAATGGTTTGACGACTGTTGTCGAAAATGCACCAAAAAAGGGGTTATCTGAGGCACCGTCGTACAAAATGCGTTCAGAACAAATTGAATTAGAGCAGAAGCTTTTATATGCAACTTATATAGAGTTAAAACAATGGTTTGATGAACGAGTGAGTTCTTGA